The genomic segment GGCAGCCCCCCGGCGTGCTGGGAggagggcgcggggctgcggcgcAAGCGCGCGgtgctggccgtgctgctgcacTTCCTCGAGACCTacaaggggctgctgcaggaggaggagagcgcGGGGAAGGTGATCAAGGTGGGTGCTCCACCCCCCGCCCAGCAACCCCCCCTTCGCgtggccccgccgccccctgaGCCCCCCTGGGTCCCCCAGGAGCTGTACCTGCTCATCATGAAGGACACGGCCCTGTACCACGAGCTGGAGGACGACATCCTCAAGCTGCACCAGCTCGTGGAGACGGTGGAGCTGAAGTGAGTGGGGTCCTTGTGGGGCGCTTGTGGGGTCCTTATGGGGCGCTTGGGGTCCCCGTGGGGCAGCTGGGGGTCCCCGTGGGACATGTGGGGTCCTTGTGGGGTCCCCGTGGGGCGCTTGGGGCGCTTGTGGGGTCCTTATGGGGCGCTTGGGGTCCCCGTGGGGCACTGGGGGTCCCCGTGGGACATGTGGGGTCCTTGTGGGGTCCTCGTGGGGTGCTTGGGGTCTCCATGGGGCACTGGGGGTCCACGTGGGGTGCTTATGCACCCCATGGGGTGCTTGGGGTCCCCCTGGGGTACTGGGGGTCCCCTTGGGGTCCTTGTGGGATCCTCATGGGGTGCTTGTGGGGTCCTTATGGGGCACTGGGGGTCCCCGGGGGACATGTGGGGTCCTTGTGGGGTGCTTGGGGTCTCCATGGGGCACTGGGGGTCCGCGTGGGGTGCTTATGCACCCCATGGGGTGCTTGGGGTCCCCCTGGGGTACTGGGGGTCCCCGTGGGGGCGCACGAGGTTGTGTTCCTCGGGGTCACCTGGGGTCTGGGGGCCATGAGCTCAAAGAGCAAGgaccctgggggggggggggggggggggggctgtgtcCGTGGCACCCTCGGGTGCTGAGGCCGCCGCGGTGCCGCAGGGTGGCCGACGAGACGCCCCCCCCGAGCAAGCAGGTGAAGCCGCTGTTCCGCCACTTCCGCCGCATCGACTCCTGCCTGCAGACCCGGGTGGCTTTCCGGGGCTCCTGACGAGAGTGAGTCGGGGGGaccacggggtggggggggggggggggcggcgaggGGTCCCGTGTGGCTCTGacaacctcccccccccaatccGTCCTCCGCAGTCTTCTGCCGCGTCTACATGCCCGACCACTCGTACGTCACCATCCGCAGCCGCCTCTCGGCCTCGGTGCAGGACATCCTGGCCTCGGTGACGGAGAAGCTGCAGTACTCGGAGGAGCAGAGCGCCCGCGAGGACGCCCTCGTCCTCGTCACCGTGGCCTCGTCCGGAGGTGGGCAcgggcttggggggggggggcggtgtaGGGTGCAGGGCAGGTCGGTgctgacccccccccctcccccccccgcccttgCTGTCCGGGCAGAGAAAGCGGTGCTGCAGCCCAGCGAGGAGTGCGTCTTCACCACGCTGGGCATCAACAGCCACCTCTTCGCCTGCACCAAGGACGCCCTCGACTCGCTGGTGAGCaccccggggcggggggagcctTCGCGGAGGACCCCGCGGCACGgcctcccccagctccagcctcctcccggtgcctccccacccccccccgccccccccgtcCCTTCGCTGCCTCGCAGGTGCCGCTGCCCGAGGAGATCCCGGTGGTCCCCGGGGACACGGAGATCCACCGCGTGGAGCCCGAGGACATCGCCAACCACCTCACCGCCTTCCACTGGGAGCTCTTCCGCTGCATCCACGAGGTGtgcggcccggggggggggtgggggacgGGGGACCCCAAAATACCCCAttgggggggtgtgggggggtccTGGCTGTGTGaccacccccccccgcctcaTGCTGGCAGCTGGAATTCGTGGATTACGTCTTCCACGGGGAGCGCGGGCGGCGGGAGACGGCCaacctggagctgctgctgcagcgctgCAGCGAGGTGCAGCACTGGGTGGGCACCGAGCTGCTGCTCTGCGAGTCGCTGGGCAAGCGCGCCCACCTGCTCAAAAAGCTCATCAAGATCGCGGCCATGTGAGCTCcgggggtttttttttttgtggggggggggggggggctggaaggTCCGGGGGACCCCGCCGGGTACTCACCCGCCGCCCCCAGATGCAAGCAGAACCAGGACATGCTGTCCTTCTACGCCGTCGTCATCGGGCTCAACAACGCGGCCGTCAGCCGCCTGCGCCTCACCTGGGAGGtgaggggcttggggggggggggcctgggaCCCCCCTCCCTCGGGGCTGGGACCCCTCCGTCGGCACCCGGACCCCACCTCGGGGTGCtcacggccccccccccccccccccccccccgggtttTTGTCTTGCAGAAGCTGCCGGGGAaattcaaaaatctgtttcGGAAATTTGAGAACCTGACGGTGAGGGGGAGGCCGGGCAcgggggggggtttggggagcccgggggtgcccgggggctcCGTGGGGTCTTTGGGGAGCCTGTGGGTGCATGGGGGCTCCATGGGGTCTTTGGGGTGCTCGTGGGTGCCCAGGAGCAGCGTGGGGTCCCTAGGGAGCCCTTGGGTGCCCGGGAGCTCCGTGGGGTCGCTGGGGAACCCTTGGGTGCCTGGGGGCTCTGTGGGGTTTTTGGGGAGCCTTTGGGTGCTTGGGAGTTCCAAGGGGTCTTTGGGGAGCCCGGGGGTGCCTGGGGGCTCTGTGGGGTCCCGGGGGAGCCCTTGGGTGCCTGGGGGCTCTGTGGGgtctctggggagcctgtggGTGCCCAGGAGCTCTGTGGGGTTTTTGGGTGCCCGGGAGCTTCATTGGGGTCTTTGGGGAGCCCGTGGGTGCCCAGGGGCTCCAGTGGGGTCTTTGGGGAGCCTGGGGGTGCCTGGGGGCTACGTGGGGTCCTGGGGAAGCCCTTGGGTGCCCAGGAGCTCCGTGGGGTCtttggggtgcccaggggcTCCATGGGGTCTTTGGGGAGTCTGTGGGTGCCTGGGGGCTACGtggggtccctggggagcccgtGGGTGCCCAGGAGCTCTGTGGGGTCTTTGGGAGCCTGTGGAGTCTCTGGGGGGCTCTATGGGGTCTTTGGGGTGCTCGTGGGTGCCGGGGAGCTCCGTGGAggacaaggggggggggggtcctgggcatagagctgccacccgtggggaGCCCCCCcgtccaccccccccccaaattacCCCCTCAGGACCCCTGCAGGAACCACA from the Cygnus atratus isolate AKBS03 ecotype Queensland, Australia unplaced genomic scaffold, CAtr_DNAZoo_HiC_assembly HiC_scaffold_232, whole genome shotgun sequence genome contains:
- the RAPGEFL1 gene encoding LOW QUALITY PROTEIN: rap guanine nucleotide exchange factor-like 1 (The sequence of the model RefSeq protein was modified relative to this genomic sequence to represent the inferred CDS: deleted 1 base in 1 codon), giving the protein MKPLEKLLKKPGSHLPARPPGAAPAPLPVPRRRSLSRPLSSPEEPGGPRPAEGGWLELRPPPAPEAPPRSPSALSPSELSPGGDRDREPLPSPEPPLPPLPPPPAAARCCCCCPPAAPAPPERLLTALLERLPAGGAHGRGCGADSLLDDIVLTHSLFLPTERFLQQLHQHFVLAGGSPPACWEEGAGLRRKRAVLAVLLHFLETYKGLLQEEESAGKVIKELYLLIMKDTALYHELEDDILKLHQLVETVELKVADETPPPSKQVKPLFRHFRRIDSCLQTRVAFRGSDEIFCRVYMPDHSYVTIRSRLSASVQDILASVTEKLQYSEEQSAREDALVLVTVASSGEKAVLQPSEECVFTTLGINSHLFACTKDALDSLVPLPEEIPVVPGDTEIHRVEPEDIANHLTAFHWELFRCIHELEFVDYVFHGERGRRETANLELLLQRCSEVQHWVGTELLLCESLGKRAHLLKKLIKIAAICKQNQDMLSFYAVVIGLNNAAVSRLRLTWEKLPGKFKNLFRKFENLTDPCRNHKTYREVLAKMKPPLIPFVPLILKDLTFLHEGSKTLLDGLVNVEKLTCIAEKVRTI